A genomic segment from Sciurus carolinensis chromosome 1, mSciCar1.2, whole genome shotgun sequence encodes:
- the LOC124958368 gene encoding toll-like receptor 12 — protein sequence MHLAIAAGAGMAGHLLLHSLLLSLPLTAGWTASNCLVTEGSWLSLVSRFFHICPLDSRLSFLASCTQVTNLTQALEVVPQSVEGLCLAGSISILPQDAFSNYPGLKVLGLNLQLTQLLPGALRGLGQLRELSFLASPSKSYLFLHPNAFDDLRSLQRLNFLGPCLDRNSSVQLPTSLRWLVVKYGCLQDMGELDDIFPDLAHSAFSGDARTLDVLDLSFNRKLKIASPGALQGLRLGTLYLDHTKMEAAGVVSLGLQRLDKLSVSFTVTELPAEAVAHFELQELDLGSKRIGKITLEALASCHSLRRLGLKNSGLTELPPNFLAAMPRLERLNLDRNQLQSVRLCMNETGLVSGLWTLNLSNNGLRTLPPATFSCLPHLRELLLQGNQLVSLDSQVFQDLRRLEILDLGRNPLVNLGESWLAPLPSLTTLNLLDTHISFRSTWGSWGPESLHNLRLQLPSAPAGVALSLPAGLTSLELHAVPGMKPQKLFPSVFPILQNLTLDGWGLQLGTQNISEIFPALRQLTLLGSSLEALCSQDSFNFFLWQLPRLQSLKVRGDGHSPRPCCITGLPSLQELRLEILEYRARPRPVQLKELVGKLPRLQVLRLARTGLETLSAAAFQGLGSLQVLVLDWENGLVLEDSVREHSPRMPQYVYILSSSLACQCANAWVGPWFERSPRSYIWVQSPQLCHTESRDHSKNPLFPFLLNHCPETLELELFLGSSALLLLLISLPLLQEARNSWVLYLQALFRAWLQGLRCRKHEGKNFLYDVYVSHCRQDQGWVVQELLPALEGCPPDDQGLRLCLPERDFEPGKDVADNVADSMASSRVTLCVLSHQALHTPRCRLELRLATSLLLAAPHPPVLLLIFLEPISRHQLPRYHRLARLLRRGDYCIWPKEEEEKDSFWAWLRSRLGQPGCRQMGCR from the exons ATGCATCTTGCCATTGCT GCTGGTGCTGGAATGGCTGGGCACTTGCTGCTGCACAGTCTTCTCCTGTCACTTCCTCTGACTGCTGGCTGGACTGCTTCCAATTGCCTAGTGACAGAAGGCTCCTGGCTGTCCCTGGTCTCCCGCTTCTTCCACATCTGCCCCTTGGACTCCAGACTGTCCTTCCTTGCTTCATGCACCCAGGTGACCAACCTGACACAAGCCTTGGAAGTCGTGCCTCAGAGCGTGGAGGGGCTCTGTCTTGCTGGTTCCATTTCTATTCTGCCCCAGGATGCCTTCTCCAACTACCCTGGACTCAAGGTCCTAGGGCTGAATTTGCAACTCACCCAACTCCTGCCAGGAGCTCTCCGAGGTCTGGGGCAGCTGCGGGAGCTCTCTTTTTTAGCTTCTCCCTCAAAAAGCTACCTCTTTCTACACCCCAATGCCTTTGATGACCTGAGATCCCTCCAACGACTCAATTTCTTGGGCCCCTGCCTGGACAGGAACTCAAGTGTCCAGTTGCCTACCAGTCTACGTTGGCTGGTCGTCAAGTACGGTTGCCTTCAGGACATGGGGGAACTGGATGACATCTTCCCAGATCTGGCTCATAGCGCTTTCTCTGGGGATGCCCGGACCCTGGATGTGTTGGATCTATCATTCAACAGGAAGCTGAAGATAGCCAGTCCTGGGGCCCTCCAGGGCCTCAGGCTGGGGACTTTGTATCTGGACCACACAAAGATGGAGGCAGCTGGAGTGGTGAGTCTGGGGCTGCAGAGGCTCGACAAGCTGTCGGTGTCATTCACTGTCACTGAGTTGCCTGCTGAAGCAGTGGCCCATTTTGAGCTGCAGGAACTGGATTTGGGGAGCAAAAGGATAGGGAAAATAACTCTGGAAGCCCTGGCTTCCTGCCACAGCCTTCGGAGGTTAGGCCTGAAGAACAGTGGCCTAACTGAGCTGCCACCAAATTTTCTGGCTGCCATGCCCAGGCTTGAGAGATTGAACCTGGATAGAAACCAACTGCAGAGTGTCAGGCTGTGCATGAATGAGACAGGGCTTGTGTCAGGACTGTGGACCCTGAATTTGTCTAACAACGGGCTGCGCACCCTGCCCCCAGCCACTTTCTCTTGTTTGCCCCACCTGCGGGAGCTGCTGCTTCAGGGAAACCAGCTGGTGAGCTTGGACAGCCAGGTATTCCAGGACTTACGGAGGCTGGAGATCTTGGACTTGGGTAGAAATCCACTGGTAAACCTGGGTGAGAGCTGGTTGGCTCCTCTGCCTTCACTGACCACTCTAAATCTTCTAGACACCCACATATCGTTTAGGTCAACTTGGGGCTCCTGGGGCCCAGAGAGTTTGCACAACTTGAGACTGCAGCTCCCCTCTGCCCCTGCTGGGGTAGCATTGTCCTTGCCTGCAGGGCTGACCAGCTTGGAACTTCATGCAGTCCCAGGCATGAAGCCCCAGAAGCTGTTTCCCAGTGTCTTTCCGATCTTACAGAATCTGACTTTAGATGGCTGGGGACTGCAACTGGGGACCCAGAACATCTCCGAAATCTTCCCTGCCCTTCGTCAACTCACCCTTCTTGGCAGTAGCCTGGAGGCCCTCTGCTCCCAGGACTCTTTCaacttcttcctctggcagctCCCCAGGCTCCAGTCCCTGAAGGTACGAGGGGACGGGcacagccccaggccctgctgcATTACAGGGCTGCCCAGCCTACAAGAGCTGAGGCTAGAGATACTGGAGTACAGAGCTCGGCCGCGCCCAGTGCAGCTCAAGGAGCTGGTGGGCAAGCTGCCGAGGCTCCAGGTGCTGCGGCTGGCCAGGACAGGGCTGGAGACGCTGTCAGCTGCTGCTTTCCAGGGCTTAGGCAGTCTCCAGGTCTTAGTGCTAGACTGGGAGAATGGCCTTGTGCTGGAAGACAGTGTGCGGGAGCACAGCCCTCGGATGCCCCAATATGTGTACATTCTGTCGTCGTCCTTGGCCTGCCAGTGTGCCAATGCATGGGTGGGGCCCTGGTTTGAACGGTCCCCCAGGTCATACATATGGGTACAATCACCACAGCTGTGCCACACAGAATCGAGGGACCACTCTAAGAAtcctcttttcccctttctcttgaACCACTGCCCTGAGACCTTGGAGTTGGAGCTCTTTTTGGGCAGCTCTGCCTTGCTGCTTCTACTGATCTCCTTGCCCCTTCTACAGGAAGCCAGGAACTCCTGGGTCCTGTATCTCCAGGCCCTGTTCAGGGCTTGGCTCCAGGGCTTGAGGTGTCGGAAGCATGAGGGAAAGAATTTCCTCTATGATGTGTACGTGTCCCACTGCAGGCAAGACCAgggctgggtggtgcaggagCTGCTGCCTGCTCTGGAGGGCTGCCCTCCGGATGACCAGGGGCTGCGTCTTTGCCTCCCCGAGCGAGATTTTGAGCCAGGCAAGGATGTGGCAGACAATGTGGCAGACAGCATGGCGAGCAGCCGGGTCACACTCTGTGTGCTGAGTCACCAGGCCCTGCACACACCCCGCTGCCGTCTGGAGCTCCGCCTGGCCACTTCACTCCTGCTGGCTGCCCCTCATCCCCCAGTGCTGCTGCTGATCTTCCTGGAGCCCATCTCCCGCCACCAGCTCCCCCGCTACCATAGATTGGCCCGGCTGCTCCGCCGAGGAGACTATTGCATATGgcccaaagaagaagaagaaaaggacagCTTCTGGGCTTGGTTGAGGAGCAGGCTGGGGCAGCCCGGgtgtaggcagatggggtgtaGGTAG
- the LOC124964949 gene encoding dynein light chain 1, cytoplasmic-like codes for MASSPSHCPTVTRSDRKALMKNADVSEEMQQCLVECVTQALEKYNTENDIAAHIKKEFDKKFNPTWHCLVGRTFGSYVTHQTKHFIYFYLGQVAILLFKSGSKHRLCHTLSDPSKNKDCSLNSKYQRLKSLALLREQLDL; via the exons ATGGCTTCG TCGCCCAGCCACTGCCCCACGGTAACCAGGTCCGACCGAAAGGCGCTGATGAAAAATGCGGACGTGTCAGAAGAGATGCAGCAGTGTTTGGTGGAGTGCGTTACTCAGGCATTGGAGAAATATAACACAGAAAACGATATTGCGGCCCACATCAAGAAGGAGTTTGACAAGAAGTTCAACCCCACCTGGCACTGCCTTGTGGGGAGGACCTTCGGTAGTTATGTGACACACCAAACCAAACACTTCATCTACTTCTACCTGGGCCAGGTGGCCATTCTTCTGTTCAAATCTGGTTCAAAGCATAGACTGTGCCACACACTCAGTGATCCATCCAAAAATAAGGACTGCAGCCTAAATTCCAAATACCAGAGACTGAAATCTTTAGCCTTGCTAAGGGAACAGCTTGATCTTTGA